Proteins encoded in a region of the Triticum dicoccoides isolate Atlit2015 ecotype Zavitan chromosome 3A, WEW_v2.0, whole genome shotgun sequence genome:
- the LOC119273120 gene encoding uncharacterized protein LOC119273120: protein MAFHQRSTSLPSRPHVSETEVELELESLEASISSSNSISIMCDGLRRLANIYDGLEEIIGLPSNQVCSSQERNILDEEMEGSLELLDLCSTMQEIFVEMKAIVQELQVALRKGDDAATQAKLQSYTRLVKKAKNLFKKNTKKTPAEYKMVMLLTKAREISASLLESTLRLLLKQIEMPKQSLVSKAFHKKKAVVCNEEQLQELECSIGDLESGAEHLFRKLVQNRVSLLNILSS, encoded by the coding sequence ATGGCTTTCCACCAAAGATCGACCAGTTTGCCATCTAGGCCTCACGTCAGTGAGACCGAAGTCGAGCTAGAGCTTGAGAGCCTAGAAGCAAGCATCTCTTCCTCAAATTCCATCAGCATAATGTGTGATGGTCTCAGGAGACTTGCAAACATCTACGATGGTCTTGAAGAGATTATTGGCCTACCAAGCAACCAAGTTTGCTCCTCCCAGGAGAGGAACATATTGGATGAAGAAATGGAAGGTTCTCTCGAGCTGCTAGATCTCTGCAGCACCATGCAAGAGATCTTCGTCGAGATGAAGGCCATCGTCCAAGAGCTGCAAGTGGCTCTAAGGAAAGGGGATGATGCAGCTACTCAAGCCAAGCTCCAATCTTACACCCGCttggtgaagaaggccaagaatcttTTCAAGAAGAACACAAAGAAGACTCCTGCAGAATACAAGATGGTCATGCTGTTGACCAAGGCCAGAGAGATCTCTGCCTCTCTGCTCGAGTCCACACTCCGTCTTTTGTTGAAGCAAATCGAAATGCCTAAACAGTCTCTTGTTTCCAAGGCATTTCACAAAAAGAAGGCAGTTGTTTGCAATGAGGAGCAATTGCAGGAGTTAGAGTGCAGTATCGGAGATCTTGAGAGTGGAGCAGAACATTTGTTCAGGAAATTAGTCCAGAACAGAGTTTCCCTACTCAACATCCTTAGCTCATAG